TTTGTATTTTTTAATGCCTTTCTAATCATCTCCGCATCATCCTTACTATTCATTTTCTTATCCAGCAATTTTTCCACCGAGGCCACCACCAGATCGGCAACTTCTGCCTTGATTTCTTTCAGGGTCTCGGCCTTTTCCAGCCGCATCCTCTCTTTTTCTTTATTGATAATCTGGCCGATCTCTTCTTTAGTCTTAGCGGCCATCTCCTCTCGTTTTTCCTCAGCCTCAACACTGACGCGTTCTAGAATCGCACCCGCTTCTTTCTTTGCCGCGCTGACAATTTCCTGCCTTTCATTTGCTGCCCGACTCAAGTTTTCCTCTATTTTTTTTGCGTCCGCCAGGCTCTGTTCAATTTTTCCCGTCCGTTCGGCCATCACTTTCAAGAGCGGCTTCAAAGCAAAAAAATACAGCACCGCGAAAACGATGGCGAAGTTGATGACTTGAGCGATCAGTAATTTGATATCTAAATGAAAGGTGGAGATTAGGCTATCCATAAAAATTGTTACATTGTTACATTGTTAAATTGCTACATTGTTAAAAATCACCTTCTGGCAATTTAACAATTTATCAATTTAACAATATTTTCATGTTAATAATCTTACCACTGCCCCGAACTTTGCATCCGAGGCAATTCGTAAAATCGTTAAAATTTTACTTGATTCCAAAAGCAATCACCAGCGCGTAGATCGCGATCGCTTCCGCGAAAGCGGCGGCGAGCAACATCGGCACCAGGAT
This window of the Candidatus Margulisiibacteriota bacterium genome carries:
- the atpF gene encoding F0F1 ATP synthase subunit B, translating into MDSLISTFHLDIKLLIAQVINFAIVFAVLYFFALKPLLKVMAERTGKIEQSLADAKKIEENLSRAANERQEIVSAAKKEAGAILERVSVEAEEKREEMAAKTKEEIGQIINKEKERMRLEKAETLKEIKAEVADLVVASVEKLLDKKMNSKDDAEMIRKALKNTK